Proteins encoded in a region of the Nicotiana tomentosiformis chromosome 9, ASM39032v3, whole genome shotgun sequence genome:
- the LOC104098267 gene encoding uncharacterized GPI-anchored protein At5g19250-like, which translates to MASFPHYLSISLLLLHSILFSVVKCDDEEDNLLRGINSYRASLNLTALRENDKAKCLADEMADQFKDQPCTNTTGANTVPGTEPQFSDYPKLLSKCDLNATTTRDGMIMPACVPNLVSDLVLSNYTKSQYSNYLNDTKFSGVGIGSDDNWIVVVLTTNNPEGSFTPDTSSANLAFGLGLISHAVFILVAFFLLL; encoded by the exons ATGGCGTCTTTTCCACATTACCTTTccatctctcttcttcttcttcattccaTTCTCTTCTCCGTTGTCAAATGTGATG ACGAGGAAGACAACCTTCTTCGAGGTATAAACAGCTACAGGGCATCCCTAAATTTGACAGCTCTACGCGAGAATGACAAAGCAAAATGCCTTGCTGATGAAATGGCTGACCAGTTTAAAGACCAACCATGTACAAACACAACAGGTGCCAATACTGTACCTGGCACCGAACCTCAGTTCTCTGACTATCCTAAACTCCTTTCTAAATGCGACTTGAACGCCACAACCACAAGGGACGGAATGATAATGCCAGCTTGCGTTCCCAACCTTGTCTCTGACCTCGTTCTTTCCAACTACACGAAGTCTCAGTACTCTAATTATCTCAATGATACCAAGTTTAGTGGTGTTGGAATTGGTTCCGATGATAACTGGATAGTTGTGGTTTTGACCACAAACAACCCAGAGGGAAGCTTTACGCCCGATACTAGTTCAGCAAACCTAGCCTTTGGCCTTGGTCTAATATCTCATGCAGTGTTTATACTTGTGGCATTTTTCCTCTTACtgtga
- the LOC104098266 gene encoding uncharacterized protein, producing the protein MVRGIGAFFMATLLMWVVSVLFFIVFNNRTELLPIVAGFIFYQSANWVVRNFPSSRSNPLFVNTSVSLLHSSTTSVSVLFILANQWIIMTSSSDVTSKIFEHSQLVEHTWPYAYPALCFSCGYFAYDQLDMLIYNLYTSPSILVHHLLLLVCFTLALYKNVTINYLILTLICELHSVFLHLRKVRRMAGFRDSNSNFVKVEWVLNLTSFVVARVGCHVLITVKLIRDASKFDKGGVEFPLALFGMVGMNLLNAFLGVDLFKAYRREMNPQRSYQNHHN; encoded by the coding sequence ATGGTGAGGGGAATTGGTGCATTTTTCATGGCCACACTTCTCATGTGGGTTGTCTCAGTGTTATTCTTTATAGTATTCAACAACCGCACCGAACTGCTTCCAATCGTTGCGGGTTTCATATTCTACCAATCAGCCAATTGGGTCGTCCGCAATTTCCCATCCTCTCGTAGTAATCCACTCTTCGTTAACACCTCGGTATCTCTCCTCCACTCCTCCACTACCTCTGTTTCGGTACTCTTCATTTTAGCCAATCAATGGATAATTATGACGTCATCAAGTGACGTAACTAGTAAGATATTTGAGCACTCACAACTTGTTGAGCACACTTGGCCATATGCATATCCAGCTTTGTGCTTTTCATGTGGTTATTTTGCTTATGACCAATTAGATATGCTTATTTATAATCTATATACTAGCCCTTCCATTTTAGTGCATCATTTGTTGCTACTTGTCTGCTTCACACTTGCCTTGTATAAAAATGTGACGATTAATTACCTTATTCTGACTCTAATTTGTGAGCTGCATTCTGTGTTTTTACATTTGCGTAAAGTGCGGCGAATGGCTGGTTTTCGTGATTCGAATAGTAATTTTGTGAAGGTAGAATGGGTTCTTAATTTGACGAGTTTTGTTGTAGCAAGAGTTGGATGTCATGTTCTCATCACTGTGAAGTTGATTAGAGATGCTTCTAAGTTTGACAAGGGTGGTGTGGAGTTTCCCCTTGCACTTTTTGGTATGGTTGGGATGAACTTGCTTAATGCTTTCTTAGGAGTTGATCTCTTTAAAGCTTATAGAAGAGAGATGAATCCTCAGAGGAGTTACCAGAATCATCATAATTGA